The following are encoded together in the Pedobacter sp. D749 genome:
- the hflX gene encoding GTPase HflX yields MGKQKTYDTAVVQERAILVGVVTPGEKEAQTKEYLDELAFLVDTAGGKVEKVFTQKMLKPERATFVGTGKLEEIKAYVKSEEIDVVVFDDELSPSQLRNIDRELGVKVLDRSNLILDIFANRAQTAQAKTQVELAQLQYVLPRLTGMWTHLERQKGGIGMRGPGETQIESDRRIILNKISLLKERLRNIDRQNETQRKNRGQLIRVALVGYTNVGKSTIMNMLSKSEVFAENKLFATLDTTVRKVVIENLPFLLSDTVGFIRKLPHHLVECFKSTLDEVREADLLIHVVDVSHPNFEDQINTVNETLKDIGAIDKDIILVFNKIDAYVSPEVDNEEDDGKLTLEDFKKSWMSHDKVPVLFISATEKENLEEFKTLLYDKVKAAHVARYPYDSNLLY; encoded by the coding sequence ATGGGAAAACAAAAAACATATGATACTGCCGTAGTGCAGGAACGGGCAATTTTAGTTGGAGTGGTTACACCTGGCGAAAAAGAAGCCCAAACAAAAGAATATTTAGATGAGCTGGCCTTTTTGGTTGATACAGCAGGAGGGAAGGTAGAGAAGGTTTTTACGCAAAAAATGCTTAAGCCAGAGCGTGCCACATTTGTGGGTACAGGTAAGCTGGAAGAAATTAAAGCGTACGTAAAATCGGAAGAAATTGACGTAGTAGTTTTTGACGACGAATTATCGCCGTCGCAATTGCGTAATATCGACCGTGAGCTTGGGGTTAAGGTTTTAGATAGAAGTAATTTAATTCTTGATATTTTTGCCAACAGGGCACAAACTGCGCAGGCAAAAACGCAGGTAGAGCTGGCACAATTGCAATATGTTCTGCCGCGTTTAACGGGTATGTGGACCCACCTGGAACGCCAGAAAGGTGGTATCGGGATGCGTGGTCCGGGTGAGACGCAGATAGAAAGTGACAGAAGGATTATTTTAAATAAAATCTCTTTGTTAAAAGAGCGTTTAAGGAATATCGACCGGCAAAACGAAACGCAGCGCAAAAATCGTGGTCAGTTGATTAGGGTGGCCTTGGTTGGTTATACCAACGTGGGTAAATCTACCATCATGAACATGCTGTCGAAATCGGAAGTATTTGCAGAAAATAAATTGTTTGCCACTTTAGATACGACAGTTCGTAAAGTAGTGATCGAGAATTTGCCTTTTTTACTTTCTGATACCGTTGGGTTTATCCGCAAGCTGCCTCATCATTTGGTAGAATGTTTTAAATCTACGTTAGATGAAGTGCGTGAAGCTGATTTGCTGATTCATGTGGTTGATGTATCGCATCCAAACTTCGAAGATCAGATCAATACGGTTAACGAAACCCTAAAAGATATCGGGGCAATTGATAAAGACATTATTTTAGTTTTCAATAAAATCGATGCTTATGTTTCGCCAGAGGTCGACAATGAAGAGGATGATGGCAAGCTTACTTTAGAAGACTTCAAAAAAAGCTGGATGAGCCATGATAAAGTGCCGGTTTTGTTTATATCGGCTACAGAAAAAGAAAACCTGGAAGAGTTTAAAACATTATTGTACGATAAGGTTAAAGCTGCGCATGTAGCGAGGTATCCGTATGATAGCAATTTGTTATATTAG
- a CDS encoding App1 family protein: MNKSVSVKVYHGYGHTHNLVVYGHVFKRKAKTKQVYSNNLFVNIVHLLKLFILKPYAFVEVRLQFFDQVVYNKTEGDGFFKFEWKARHDVPAGWHFVKVEVVDKDGTVLSAGEGKVYVPHITQYAFISDVDDTVMISHSATIGRRLRELFIKNPHTRKTFPDAATHYQQLALSHTDANQPNPFFYVSSSEWNLYDYLVETFRFNKLPNGAFLLNTLKRWKDLVRTGKTGHEGKLLRVMRILDAFPNQKFVFFGDNSQQDPTIYSTIVEKYPKNIEAVYIRNIRPEKELETKQLLKKVEDKGVSACLFNNSEEAIEHSKSIGLIR; the protein is encoded by the coding sequence ATGAATAAATCTGTTAGTGTTAAAGTATATCACGGTTATGGCCACACGCACAATTTGGTTGTTTATGGTCATGTTTTTAAACGCAAGGCAAAAACAAAGCAGGTTTACAGCAATAATTTGTTTGTTAACATTGTACATCTTTTAAAGCTCTTTATCCTAAAACCTTATGCTTTTGTTGAGGTGCGTTTGCAATTTTTTGATCAGGTTGTTTACAATAAAACCGAAGGAGATGGCTTTTTTAAGTTCGAATGGAAAGCCCGGCACGATGTGCCTGCAGGCTGGCATTTTGTAAAAGTGGAAGTTGTTGATAAAGACGGAACAGTTTTAAGTGCCGGAGAAGGCAAGGTATATGTGCCACACATTACGCAATATGCTTTTATTTCTGACGTGGATGATACCGTGATGATTTCTCATTCTGCAACTATTGGAAGAAGGCTGAGAGAGTTATTTATCAAAAATCCACATACCCGTAAAACCTTTCCGGATGCAGCCACCCACTACCAGCAATTGGCCCTGTCGCATACCGATGCAAATCAGCCCAATCCTTTTTTTTATGTAAGCAGCAGCGAATGGAACCTATATGATTATCTGGTCGAGACTTTCAGGTTTAATAAACTGCCAAATGGTGCTTTCCTTTTAAATACCTTAAAACGATGGAAAGATTTAGTTAGAACAGGTAAAACGGGGCATGAGGGCAAATTGTTGAGGGTAATGCGGATTTTAGATGCCTTTCCGAATCAGAAGTTTGTGTTTTTTGGTGATAACTCGCAGCAGGACCCAACAATTTATTCCACAATAGTGGAGAAATATCCTAAAAATATCGAAGCAGTCTATATCCGTAATATACGTCCTGAAAAAGAATTAGAAACCAAACAATTGCTTAAAAAAGTGGAAGATAAAGGGGTGAGTGCGTGTTTATTTAATAATAGTGAGGAAGCGATTGAACATTCTAAATCCATAGGGCTTATCCGGTAG
- the rbfA gene encoding 30S ribosome-binding factor RbfA, with protein sequence MESKRQQKFAGVLQEELAQVFQREGAAFLPNTLVTITRVRVSPDLAVAKVYLSFFNTSNTSLSINTVNSHAGEIRYKLGSRIRHQVRVVPELTFFVDDTNEYVERMDHLFDKIAKEPRQKDEDSE encoded by the coding sequence ATGGAAAGTAAACGTCAGCAGAAATTTGCAGGAGTATTACAAGAGGAGTTGGCACAGGTTTTTCAGCGCGAAGGTGCTGCATTTTTGCCTAATACATTGGTAACCATTACCCGCGTAAGGGTTTCGCCAGATCTGGCCGTAGCCAAAGTTTACCTGAGTTTTTTTAACACCAGTAATACCTCACTTTCAATCAATACCGTTAATTCGCATGCCGGAGAGATCAGATATAAATTGGGAAGCAGAATCCGTCACCAGGTAAGAGTGGTGCCAGAACTTACTTTCTTTGTGGATGATACCAATGAGTATGTTGAGCGCATGGATCATCTTTTTGATAAAATTGCCAAAGAGCCCCGACAAAAAGACGAAGACAGCGAATAA
- the trpC gene encoding indole-3-glycerol phosphate synthase TrpC, translating into MNILDKIVLRKKEEIAAAKALVSVQDLENSLHFNRTPYSFKEFLLAEDRTGIIAEFKRRSPSKGLINGIADVAEVTQAYNAAGASALSVLTDVDFFGGKTDDILAARAANNIPILRKDFMIDEYQILEAKAWGADIILLIASILTPQQINDFGKFAKGLGLNVLLEVHNLEELERSICPNLDAIGVNNRNLTDFTVDIQTSFGLVNKIPDEFLKISESAISNPQTIKELRNAGFNGFLIGENFMKTDNPGVAIKEFVAQI; encoded by the coding sequence ATGAACATATTAGATAAAATCGTATTACGTAAGAAAGAAGAAATTGCTGCTGCAAAAGCTTTGGTTTCTGTTCAGGATTTAGAAAATTCGTTGCATTTTAACCGAACGCCTTATTCTTTTAAGGAGTTTCTATTGGCTGAAGACCGTACGGGGATTATTGCAGAGTTTAAGCGCCGCTCGCCATCAAAAGGTTTAATTAACGGAATTGCCGATGTTGCAGAGGTAACTCAGGCTTACAACGCTGCAGGCGCATCTGCACTTTCGGTATTAACGGATGTAGATTTTTTTGGTGGTAAAACCGATGATATTCTGGCTGCCCGGGCGGCAAATAATATTCCGATTTTAAGAAAGGATTTTATGATCGATGAATACCAGATCCTGGAAGCAAAAGCCTGGGGTGCTGATATTATTCTGCTGATCGCTTCAATTTTAACCCCTCAGCAAATTAACGATTTTGGGAAATTTGCCAAAGGCTTAGGCTTGAATGTGCTTTTAGAAGTGCATAACCTGGAAGAGTTGGAGCGAAGCATTTGCCCGAACCTCGATGCTATTGGTGTAAATAATAGAAACCTTACCGACTTTACGGTCGATATCCAGACTTCCTTCGGACTGGTGAACAAAATCCCGGATGAGTTTTTAAAGATCTCAGAAAGCGCCATCAGTAATCCGCAAACGATTAAAGAGTTAAGAAATGCAGGGTTTAATGGGTTTTTAATTGGAGAGAATTTTATGAAAACGGATAATCCTGGTGTTGCTATTAAAGAATTTGTAGCGCAGATATAG
- a CDS encoding YccF domain-containing protein produces the protein MNFLGNIIWIIFGGIFIFFEYIIGGLILCLTIVGIPFGIQCFKFAIVGLAPFGVKITDTSSNTGCLSTIMNLIWILCGGFWIALTHLFFGILLCITIVGIPFGRQHFKLMNLAFTPFGKSIS, from the coding sequence ATGAACTTTTTAGGCAATATTATCTGGATTATTTTTGGCGGCATCTTTATTTTTTTCGAATACATTATCGGAGGCTTAATCCTTTGCCTAACCATTGTAGGAATTCCTTTTGGCATTCAATGTTTTAAATTTGCCATCGTAGGCCTGGCTCCTTTTGGCGTTAAAATAACCGATACATCTTCGAATACGGGCTGCCTGTCTACCATCATGAATTTGATCTGGATTTTATGCGGTGGTTTCTGGATAGCCTTAACCCACTTGTTTTTTGGAATCCTGCTTTGCATTACCATTGTTGGTATTCCATTCGGACGCCAGCATTTTAAGTTGATGAATTTAGCTTTTACACCGTTTGGGAAATCGATTTCTTAA
- a CDS encoding peptidoglycan DD-metalloendopeptidase family protein — translation MQTFEQVIQSNAVLIQKVVDFDVKHDRLLPLDFTVANTELTDEILDDTDLFSNWVNEKLAKNNSRYGIGGYNEHRTIYSRSAHFDTEEEPRRLHLGVDIWGQAGTPIYNFYDATVQSFANNSNFGDYGATIILAYEIDGFKFNALYGHLSLDSLNGLKEGKFIPAGAKIATLGTKEENGYWPPHLHFQLIENMEGLKGDFPGVCKFSEREKYLANCPDPNLILRNTFY, via the coding sequence ATGCAAACTTTCGAGCAGGTTATTCAATCAAATGCTGTATTGATCCAAAAAGTTGTTGATTTTGATGTAAAACACGATCGGCTTCTGCCTTTGGATTTTACAGTGGCCAATACGGAATTAACAGACGAAATTTTAGATGATACCGACCTGTTTTCTAATTGGGTAAATGAAAAGCTGGCTAAAAACAATTCCCGTTACGGAATTGGTGGATACAACGAACACCGCACTATTTATTCGAGAAGCGCACATTTTGATACTGAAGAAGAACCCCGCAGGTTACATTTAGGTGTAGATATCTGGGGGCAGGCAGGAACGCCAATCTACAATTTTTACGATGCAACTGTGCAAAGTTTTGCCAATAACAGCAACTTTGGTGATTATGGCGCAACCATTATTTTAGCTTATGAAATAGATGGTTTTAAATTTAATGCATTATACGGGCATTTAAGTTTGGATTCGTTAAATGGTCTTAAGGAAGGTAAATTCATTCCTGCCGGGGCAAAAATTGCAACTTTGGGAACAAAGGAAGAAAATGGTTACTGGCCGCCACACCTTCATTTTCAATTGATCGAAAATATGGAAGGATTAAAAGGAGATTTTCCGGGCGTTTGTAAGTTTAGCGAAAGGGAAAAGTATTTAGCCAATTGCCCTGATCCGAATTTAATTTTAAGGAATACTTTTTATTAG
- a CDS encoding diacylglycerol kinase family protein, whose protein sequence is MKLLFIINPGSGSHDINLKEVISTYFESKNTETDLFELPKDCSLEKIKERIKSSKADRVVAVGGDGTLKLVAECLLHTETPIGIIPAGSANGMAKELGIPTDIELALAILDEGRLQKIHVVKLNDEICIHLSDLGFNAYLVKKFDTLPERGMWGYAKATWHALWNHSRMEVQLKLKNETITSKAAMVAIANATMYGSGLKINPDGKLDDDLFEVVLVKDYSYLEILKIWITKLPFNPKKIEVFQTAEVKISSKHKAHFQVDGEYIGSVNTVEAKILPAAITVVLPKASEG, encoded by the coding sequence ATGAAATTATTATTCATCATCAACCCGGGCTCAGGCAGTCATGATATTAACTTGAAGGAAGTAATTTCTACCTATTTCGAATCAAAAAACACAGAAACCGATCTTTTTGAACTACCAAAAGACTGCTCTTTAGAAAAGATAAAGGAGCGGATTAAAAGTTCAAAAGCAGATCGTGTGGTAGCAGTTGGTGGCGACGGCACCTTAAAACTGGTAGCTGAATGTCTGTTACATACCGAAACTCCCATTGGTATTATCCCTGCTGGTTCTGCTAATGGGATGGCCAAAGAATTAGGCATACCAACTGATATTGAACTGGCTTTAGCCATTTTAGATGAAGGCCGTTTGCAAAAAATCCATGTGGTTAAACTTAACGATGAAATCTGTATTCATTTGTCCGATTTAGGTTTTAATGCCTACCTGGTGAAGAAATTTGATACCCTGCCCGAACGTGGCATGTGGGGTTATGCAAAAGCCACCTGGCATGCCTTATGGAACCACAGCAGAATGGAGGTGCAGTTGAAACTTAAAAACGAAACCATTACCTCTAAAGCAGCCATGGTAGCCATTGCCAACGCAACCATGTATGGCTCGGGATTAAAGATAAACCCAGACGGGAAATTAGACGACGATCTTTTCGAAGTGGTTTTGGTAAAAGATTACTCCTATCTTGAAATATTAAAAATATGGATTACCAAATTGCCCTTTAATCCAAAAAAGATAGAAGTGTTTCAAACCGCTGAGGTTAAGATTTCCTCAAAACACAAAGCTCACTTCCAGGTTGATGGAGAATACATTGGCAGCGTAAATACTGTTGAAGCAAAAATTCTCCCGGCAGCCATAACAGTGGTTTTACCAAAGGCTTCAGAAGGATGA
- a CDS encoding TonB family protein produces the protein MKHLFTISLLFCCSWAIGQVQFKSGKSGFTNFLRENTIYPQFSKDNCIQGTVNVSFKLNAQGKVYFSKVSKGILSDLDEEALRLVRLSSGKWQVPAGYDTTVSIIAPVNFVLSGYNCEGKSSEAIQEAIRTYLAEEGLTNSVINFYKNIDQAKPGQEAQIIAIKNQLGIDDEYLSDRIEMALKKIKQGDNQGACEDFLFVKYMGSKMADDYLAKYCK, from the coding sequence ATGAAACACCTGTTCACCATTAGTTTACTTTTCTGCTGTTCATGGGCCATTGGCCAGGTTCAGTTTAAATCTGGTAAAAGTGGTTTTACAAACTTCTTAAGAGAAAATACCATTTATCCCCAGTTTTCTAAAGATAATTGTATTCAGGGAACGGTAAACGTAAGTTTTAAGCTTAATGCACAAGGCAAGGTTTATTTTTCAAAAGTGAGCAAAGGAATACTGTCTGACCTGGACGAGGAGGCCCTGCGTTTGGTACGTTTAAGCAGTGGTAAATGGCAGGTTCCGGCGGGTTACGATACAACAGTTTCGATTATAGCACCCGTAAATTTTGTGCTATCGGGTTACAATTGTGAAGGAAAATCAAGCGAAGCCATTCAGGAAGCAATCCGCACTTATCTGGCTGAAGAAGGTTTAACCAACTCTGTAATTAACTTCTATAAAAATATCGATCAGGCAAAACCTGGGCAGGAAGCTCAGATTATTGCCATTAAAAACCAGCTGGGCATTGATGATGAGTATCTGAGCGACCGAATAGAAATGGCACTAAAGAAAATTAAACAAGGCGACAATCAAGGTGCCTGTGAGGATTTTTTATTTGTTAAATATATGGGAAGTAAAATGGCTGATGATTATTTAGCAAAGTATTGTAAGTAA
- a CDS encoding hemolysin III family protein, with protein sequence MRKLREPVNFFTHFIPALIAIPAGYMLLQKCNTPVEYTAAWIYSIGTFILFGVSAMYHGYPASDYGVRFWQKFDHCCIYLMIAGSYTPTALLVFDGWLRWSLFAIVWIIAIIGCLLKIFNRLKSTAISLSIYILMGCLIVPLLQKMLGTLPIGAIFWLLLGGIFYIGGTYYYAKDKQLSRWMHSHELWHLFVIGGALSHYIYNFVYIFK encoded by the coding sequence GTGAGGAAGCTAAGGGAACCCGTTAATTTCTTCACACACTTTATCCCGGCATTAATTGCAATTCCGGCCGGCTATATGTTGCTTCAGAAATGCAATACGCCTGTTGAATATACCGCTGCCTGGATTTATAGCATTGGCACCTTTATCCTTTTTGGTGTAAGCGCCATGTACCATGGTTATCCGGCTAGTGATTATGGTGTGCGCTTTTGGCAAAAATTTGATCATTGCTGCATTTACCTGATGATAGCAGGCTCTTATACGCCAACTGCTTTACTGGTTTTTGATGGCTGGCTGCGGTGGAGTTTGTTCGCCATTGTATGGATTATTGCCATTATAGGTTGTCTGCTCAAAATCTTCAACCGGTTAAAAAGTACAGCCATATCTTTATCCATTTATATCTTAATGGGTTGTTTGATTGTTCCTTTGCTACAGAAAATGCTTGGGACTTTGCCTATCGGTGCAATTTTCTGGTTATTGCTTGGAGGCATTTTTTATATTGGCGGAACTTATTATTATGCAAAGGATAAACAGCTTTCCAGGTGGATGCACAGTCATGAATTATGGCACCTGTTTGTAATCGGCGGTGCTTTATCGCACTACATTTATAATTTCGTATATATCTTTAAATAA
- a CDS encoding aminodeoxychorismate/anthranilate synthase component II → MENIDKKTVLVIDNYDSFTYNLVHLINEVGYEAEVWRNDKFELADVEKYDKILLSPGPGIPEEAGLLLDVIKTYAPTKSIFGVCLGQQAIAEVFGGTLLNLGRPMHGIATPITVVDGDEPLFWECPQTINVGRYHSWVVSKDNFPSCLKITARDHKNEIMALRHETFDVRGVQFHPESVLTEHGKQMMENWLTSTP, encoded by the coding sequence ATGGAAAATATAGATAAAAAAACCGTTTTAGTAATTGATAACTACGATAGTTTTACCTACAACCTGGTGCATTTAATTAACGAAGTAGGTTACGAAGCCGAAGTTTGGAGAAACGACAAATTCGAGCTGGCCGATGTAGAAAAGTATGACAAAATTTTACTTTCGCCGGGTCCGGGTATTCCGGAAGAGGCGGGCTTGTTATTGGATGTAATCAAAACCTATGCGCCAACTAAAAGTATTTTTGGCGTATGTTTAGGTCAACAGGCCATTGCCGAAGTTTTTGGAGGCACTTTATTGAACTTAGGCAGGCCAATGCACGGAATAGCTACACCGATAACCGTTGTAGATGGCGATGAGCCTTTATTTTGGGAATGCCCGCAAACTATAAATGTTGGTCGCTACCATAGCTGGGTAGTGAGTAAAGATAATTTCCCTTCATGTTTAAAAATTACGGCCAGAGATCATAAAAACGAAATCATGGCGTTAAGACATGAAACGTTTGATGTACGCGGTGTACAGTTTCATCCCGAAAGTGTATTAACGGAACATGGCAAACAGATGATGGAGAATTGGCTAACGTCGACTCCTTAG
- a CDS encoding cytochrome B produces the protein MNDILKSAHSGWRYVVFLLLIIAVVKALSGWFGNKTYTEGDRKLNVFALISAHIQLLIGLVLYFSEGWYKLSSAGAPAVRYFKMEHITMMVVAIILITVGNAKSKKLTEAVAKHRAIAIFFGLALILIIIAILLMVKAVPGRSFFGVS, from the coding sequence ATGAACGATATTTTAAAAAGTGCCCACTCTGGGTGGCGCTATGTGGTTTTTCTTTTGCTAATTATTGCCGTTGTTAAGGCATTGTCTGGCTGGTTTGGCAATAAAACCTATACGGAAGGCGATAGAAAGCTAAATGTTTTCGCTTTAATCAGTGCACACATTCAATTGTTAATTGGTTTGGTGCTTTATTTTAGCGAAGGCTGGTATAAGTTGAGCAGTGCGGGTGCACCAGCGGTGCGTTATTTTAAAATGGAGCACATCACGATGATGGTCGTTGCAATTATTTTAATCACAGTAGGTAATGCAAAGTCGAAAAAGTTAACTGAAGCTGTTGCCAAACATCGTGCCATCGCTATTTTCTTCGGATTAGCGCTAATTTTAATTATTATAGCTATTCTATTAATGGTTAAGGCCGTTCCCGGAAGATCGTTTTTTGGAGTTTCTTAA
- a CDS encoding anthranilate synthase component I family protein translates to MYKINTTYKKMLADTTTPVSIYLRLRDVYPNSILLESSDYHSRENSMSFVCADPVAGIILKGSRLETYFPDGAVEITESKNLIDEIADFKDKFKETELPEIKFISSGLFGYFTWNAVQHFEDIKFTSATPEGEEIPEMQYHLYRYIIAIDHFKNEITLFKNTFEGEEEGGLEKMEYLIQNKNYPEYKFQLRGEESSNLTDQGFMDLVEKLQKHIYRGDVFQIVPSRAFKQAFSGDEFNVYRCLRSINPSPYLFYFDYGNFKLFGSSPEAQITIKNNSANIFPIAGTFKRSGNDIEDAEQARKLEQDPKESAEHVMLVDLARNDLSRHCNRVEVKSFKEVQYYSHLIHLVSKVSGHLQENVSAFKVVADTYPAGTLSGAPKYKAMQLIDENEKLGRNFYAGAIGFMGFNDDFNHAIMIRTFMSKNNELHYRAGAGIVADSVPENEMQEVNNKIAALRKALQMAEGI, encoded by the coding sequence ATGTATAAAATAAATACGACCTACAAAAAAATGCTTGCCGATACCACTACGCCAGTGAGCATTTATTTACGCTTACGTGATGTGTATCCGAACAGCATCTTGTTGGAGAGTTCAGATTACCACAGTAGAGAAAACTCCATGAGTTTTGTTTGTGCCGATCCTGTTGCCGGAATTATCTTAAAGGGATCACGGTTGGAAACCTATTTCCCCGATGGAGCAGTAGAAATTACCGAGAGTAAAAACCTGATTGATGAAATAGCTGATTTTAAGGATAAGTTTAAGGAAACTGAACTGCCCGAAATCAAGTTTATCTCGAGCGGATTATTCGGTTATTTTACCTGGAACGCCGTACAGCATTTTGAAGATATCAAGTTTACTTCCGCAACCCCTGAAGGTGAAGAGATTCCGGAGATGCAGTACCACTTGTACCGTTATATCATTGCCATCGATCACTTCAAAAACGAAATTACGCTGTTCAAAAATACTTTCGAAGGAGAAGAAGAAGGTGGACTTGAAAAAATGGAATACCTGATCCAGAATAAAAATTATCCCGAATATAAGTTCCAACTGCGTGGTGAGGAAAGTTCGAATTTAACCGATCAGGGTTTTATGGATTTGGTGGAGAAACTTCAAAAGCACATTTACCGGGGTGATGTTTTTCAGATTGTACCTTCAAGAGCATTTAAACAAGCATTTTCTGGCGATGAATTTAATGTGTACCGTTGCCTGCGTTCGATAAACCCATCGCCTTACCTGTTTTACTTTGATTACGGTAATTTTAAATTATTTGGCTCTTCACCGGAGGCACAGATTACCATCAAAAACAATTCAGCTAACATTTTCCCCATCGCAGGAACCTTTAAACGTAGTGGAAACGACATTGAAGATGCCGAACAGGCCCGAAAATTAGAGCAAGACCCGAAAGAAAGTGCCGAACATGTCATGCTGGTTGATTTGGCCAGAAACGATTTAAGCCGACACTGTAACCGTGTTGAAGTAAAATCTTTTAAAGAAGTGCAGTACTATTCGCACCTGATCCACCTGGTGAGTAAAGTAAGTGGTCATTTGCAGGAAAATGTAAGTGCTTTTAAAGTCGTTGCCGATACCTATCCGGCAGGAACTTTAAGTGGTGCGCCAAAATACAAAGCCATGCAGTTGATTGATGAAAACGAAAAACTGGGCAGGAATTTTTATGCCGGTGCCATTGGTTTTATGGGTTTCAATGATGATTTTAACCACGCCATCATGATCAGGACGTTTATGAGCAAAAATAATGAACTGCATTACCGTGCAGGGGCTGGTATTGTAGCCGATTCTGTTCCTGAAAATGAGATGCAGGAAGTAAATAATAAAATTGCCGCATTGCGTAAAGCGTTGCAGATGGCAGAGGGGATTTAG